A window from Thalassophryne amazonica chromosome 15, fThaAma1.1, whole genome shotgun sequence encodes these proteins:
- the dpcd gene encoding protein DPCD, with protein sequence MAVQSWIDLLKSSNKTVLIHDGKRKIHYVFPDGKQMAEEYDLSTDELLGRRWCHKSTLGAPGPWQVEVGEPPAGAAVLLQSEGIMESRCNPVLVRKDTKICFQWRIRNLPYPKEVFSVSVDPAERRIIIKTSNKKYYKKLSVPDLDRCQLPLEGSALSFTHANNTLIISYKKPKEILSVERELLDEVKTLKMTAEGDCKTQ encoded by the exons ATGGCGGTTCAGAGCTGGATCGATCTGCTAAAATCATCCAATAAAACCGTTTTAATCCACGACG GTAAAAGGAAGATCCACTACGTCTTTCCAGATGGAAAACAAATGGCAGAAGAGTACGACTTGAGTACTGATGAGCTCCTCG GACGAAGGTGGTGTCATAAAAGCACCCTCGGGGCCCCGGGGCCGTGGCAGGTAGAAGTTGGGGAGCCCCCTGCAggtgctgctgtgttgttgcagTCTGAGGGGATCATGGAGAGCCGCTGTAAC CCTGTGTTGGTGCGTAAAGATACCAAGATCTGTTTTCAGTGGAGAATCCGGAACCTTCCATACCCTAAGGAGGTCTTCAGTGTGTCGGTGGATCCAGCTGAGAGACGCATCATCATAAAAACCTCCAACAAAAA GTATTATAAGAAGTTGAGCGTTCCGGACCTGGATCGTTGTCAGCTGCCGTTGGAAGGTTCGGCCCTGAGTTTCACTCACGCCAACAACACTTTGATTATCAGC TACAAGAAGCCTAAAGAGATTTTAAGTGTTGAGCGAGAGCTGCTGGACGAGGTGAAGACGCTAAAGATGACTGCTGAAGGAGACTGCAAAACTCAGTGA